The following coding sequences lie in one Silurus meridionalis isolate SWU-2019-XX chromosome 19, ASM1480568v1, whole genome shotgun sequence genomic window:
- the aspn gene encoding asporin, with the protein MRLVLLLTLLYLCHGKPYKPINIMELMKIHDIMQQDSDGSDADDDNGDDDDDDDNNIEYNFISDCPFGCQCSRRVVQCSDLGLMSVPRDIPADTIMLDLQNNDITEIKEDDFKKLSNLYALFLVNNQISKIHPKAFQNMGKLRLLYLSYNHLTQIPENMPKNILELRIHDNKISRIRKEAFKGMQSLHVLEMSANPIANSGIELGAFDDMATLYLRIAEARLTAIPKELPSSLSELHLDYNKIAKVEVEDFMRYKHLLRLGLGFNQIKFVENGSLAYISKVREIHLDNNKLKNIPPGLNTLKYLQVVYLHANSITSVGVNDFCPTRSKAKKALYSGISLFANPVKYWQIQPATFRCTSGQRSLQLGNFRRK; encoded by the exons ATGAGACTGGTTTTGTTGCTCACGTTACTTTACCTGTGTCATGGAAAACCATACAAGCCAATAAACATAATGGAGTTAATGAAGATCCATGACATCATGCAACAGGACAGTGATGGGAgtgatgctgatgatgacaATGGCGACGACGACGACGATGATGATAACAATATTGAATACAACTTTATTTCAGATTGCCCATTTGGCTGCCAGTGCTCCAGAAGGGTAGTGCAATGTTCAGATCTAG GTTTAATGTCAGTGCCTCGTGACATTCCAGCAGACACGATCATGTTAGATCTGCAGAACAACGACATCACCGAAATCAAGGAGGACGACTTCAAAAAACTGAGTAATCTCTAT gCCCTGTTCCTGGTGAACAACCAGATTTCAAAGATTCATCCAAAGGCTTTCCAAAACATGGGGAAACTCCGTCTACTCTACTTGTCATATAATCACCTGACACAAATACCTGAAAATATGCCAAAGAACATCTTGGAGCTAAGAATTCATGACAACAAAATCAGCAGAATCCGAAAGGAGGCATTTAAAGGGATGCAATCATTACATGTTCTAG AAATGAGTGCTAATCCTATTGCCAACAGCGGGATTGAACTAGGAGCTTTTGATGATATGGCGACTCTTTACCTGAGAATTGCAGAGGCAAGGCTCACAGCAATACCAAAAG AGCTGCCCTCATCTCTCTCTGAGCTTCACTTGGACTATAATAAAATTGCTAAAGTCGAGGTGGAAGACTTCATGCGATACAAGCATTTGCTGAG GTTGGGGTTGGGTTTCAACCAGATCAAATTTGTGGAGAACGGAAGCTTAGCTTATATTTCCAAAGTCAGAGAAATTCATTTGGATAACAAcaagctgaaaaacatccccccAGGTTTGAACACGCTCAAGTATTTACAG GTGGTGTACCTTCATGCTAACAGCATTACCAGTGTGGGAGTGAATGACTTTTGCCCAACAAGATCCAAGGCTAAGAAGGCTCTCTACTCAGGAATCAGCCTATTTGCCAATCCAGTAAAATACTGGCAGATCCAACCGGCCACCTTCCGCTGTACATCTGGCCAAAGATCTCTGCAACTTGGCAATT
- the ecm2 gene encoding extracellular matrix protein 2, translating to MRLWLLLAVSFFCWISYSVAREQNPNRPMAQGRRRRGKKMARQGRVPANGGYNGAAVFIESYKEVEEPKPNYNVIPGNTGQCVFQGITMFDKTVWSPKPCVTCLCSDGNVVCDEMRCPLLQCQLKFKPIGQCCPICIDATHEVSEHSGDSPVYNDLSIPDGGFLPDKSLRREKYKEEEERHLRKDAERKRRKKQKKETEKQRKHLEEQEREKKKLKEEAERKAAAEEEEKRKRMEELQRVEEERIRRREKEQREMLRTLEEAAERPQNEPGADEEEEEEEEETVWLRGDVFQMPPQLPTPPEFPPPTEPPETSHAGEGDDVDEESARISYVLPQGCTISDVIVSCENAKLTSIPPLSIPELKSLNLQGNEITTIPAEAFNGVLNLEWIDLGKNKILSSGIDPQAFSKLKSLTRLYMDGNLLQHILPGLPHTLEEFKINENNLQEIDEGSFEGLSNLVTLEMEGNLLSEANVTPQSFTPLKQLTYLRMGRNHFRTIPQGLPASLQELHLENNLIEEIPDGAFNQSKNLNVIVLRHNKIDESRIAPFAWINHRNLESIDLSHNKLHLVPSFLPKSLVHLVLVGNQIERIPGYVFAHMEPGLEYLYLSYNKLDGEGVEPESFFGVLNTMTELCLDNNQLTSIPFGVNEMTSLHFLRLNNNNIRHIGEDNICDPLNDEDSHIVALRLENNLLDPRKIPPTAFSCVRSYSSVVLRPQRMK from the exons ATGAGACTATGGCTTTTACTTGCCGTGTCATTTTTCTGCTGGATAAGCTACAGTGTTGCCAGAGAGCAGAATCCGAATCGTCCAATGGCTCAAGGAAGACGAAGGAGGGGGAAGAAAATGGCTCGACAAGGCAGGGTGCCAGCGAATGGTGGATATAACGGAGCAGCGGTTTTTATTGAATCTTATAAAGAGGTAGAGGAACCAAAACCGAACTACAATGTTATTCCAG GGAACACAGGACAGTGTGTTTTTCAGGGTATCACCATGTTTGATAAGACTGTGTGGTCACCGAAGCCCTGCGTCACCTGCTTATGCTCCGATGGGAATGTAGTGTGTGATGAAATGCGGTGTCCGCTCTTACAATGCCAACTGAAATTTAAACCCATCGGACAGTGCTGCCCAATCTGCATCGACGCTA CTCATGAAGTCTCCGAACACTCCGGGGATTCCCCTGTTTATAACGACCTGAGCATCCCTGATGGCGGATTTCTGCCTGATAAAAGCCTGAGGAGAGAAAAATacaaggaggaagaggaaaggCACTTGAGAAAAGATGCTGAACGGAAGAGgagaaagaagcaaaaaaaggagacagaaaaacagaggaaACACCTGGAAGAGCAAGAGCgggaaaagaaaaagttaaaagaGGAAGCTGAGAGGAAAGCAGCAgcagaggaagaagagaagaggaagaggatggAGGAGCTCCAGCGAGTAGAGGAAGAGAGGATAAGGAGAAGGGAGAAGGAACAGAGGGAGATGCTGAGGACTTTAGAGGAGGCAGCAGAGCGACCACAGAATGAACCTGGAGCAgacgaagaagaggaggaggaggaagaggagactgtgtggtTAAGAGGGGATGTTTTCCAGATGCCACCACAGTTGCCTACCCCTCCGGAATTTCCACCACCGACTGAACCACCGGAGACCAGTCACGCTGGAGAGGgagatgatgtagatgaggaaTCGGCACGAATTAGCTATGTGCTCCCTCAAGGATGCACAATCTCTGATGTCATCGTCTCCTGCGAAAATGCCAAACTCACCAGTATTCCTCCTCTTTCCATCCCTGAGCTCAAATCCCTCAATCTACAGG GAAATGAAATCACTACTATTCCAGCAGAAGCATTTAATGGTGTATTGAATTTGGAGTGGATAGATTTAGGAAAAAACAAGATCTTATCATCTGGAATTGATCCACAAGCGTTTTCC aAGCTTAAATCTTTAACTAGGTTATACATGGATGGAAACTTGCTCCAACACATTCTTCCTGGGCTTCCACATACGCTAGAAGAATTTAAGATCAATGAGAACAACCTCCAAGAGATTGATGAGGGTAGCTTTGAAG GTCTGAGCAATCTGGTTACATTGGAAATGGAAGGGAACTTACTGAGCGAAGCAAATGTAACTCCCCAAAGCTTCACACCACTGAAACAGCTCACCTACTTACGGATGGGCAGGAACCACTTCCGCACCATCCCTCAAGGCCTACCAGCATCTCTGCAG gagTTGCATCTTGAAAACAATTTAATTGAGGAAATACCTGATGGAGCTTTTAACCAAAGCAAAAACCTCAACGTCATTGTGCTAAGACACAATAAAATAGATGAGTCACGGATCGCGCCCTTTGCCTGGATCAATCACAG GAATCTGGAATCAATAGATCTGTCACACAACAAGCTCCATTTGGTTCCATCTTTCCTGCCAAAATCCCTGGTTCACCTGGTTTTGGTCGGCAATCAGATTGAACGCATTCCAGGATACGTGTTTGCACACATGGAGCCTGGCCTTGAATATCTGTATCTCTCCTACAACAAGCTGGACGGAGAAGGGGTGGAACCAGAGTCTTTCTTCGGCGTATTGAACACTATGACTGAGCTATGTCTAGACAACAACCAACTGACCAGCATTCCCTTCGGTGTCAACGAGATGACGTCGTTACATTTCCTCAGgcttaacaacaacaacataag GCACATCGGTGAGGATAATATCTGCGACCCTTTGAACGATGAGGATTCGCACATAGTAGCATTGCGCCTCGAGAACAATCTGCTTGACCCCCGGAAGATTCCTCCAACTGCCTTTTCATGTGTTCGCTCTTATTCTAGTGTTGTTTTGAGGCCTCAAAGAATGAAATAA